Genomic DNA from Corylus avellana chromosome ca4, CavTom2PMs-1.0:
AATTTCATTGGCTTCGTTTGGCAATGACTAGTTTTTTGAAACGATGGCCTGTTATTGTAGCTGATGTGAGTGGGAGACGTTTTGCTGCGGATCCGTAACATTGAGTGTTGCGCCTTGCCAATTACCGCTTGATGCTACAATAAAACTAAAGAGGTTGCGTTTGGGGAATGGCATCAAACCCTTagtttactttatttatttctatatgatttttctttttttcttttttttttcaaacacaacaTCCTTAGCTTTATTGTAGTATCACACGGTAACCGGCAAGACGCATCACTCAATGTTACGGACCTGCAGCAAAACGTCTCCCACTCGCATCAACTACAGTAACAGGCCACCCACCGTTTCAAAAATCTGGCCATTACCAAAGGAAGCCATTGTTCTACGCTACATAAGTGAAAAAACCTTAATTAGGAAGTTAAGGTGTAGTCTCTTTGAAGTCGAATGAAAAAACGGAAtcaaaatagataaataattagTTTTCTATCTTTTGTCAATCTTTTATtcatcaccattaaatttgttagttcacacaaatttaataatagattaaaaaataaagctagCAAACACCTTGGCTATGTCTACAACTAGAAGCAGACGGAAAAGCACTTTTTAGCAGGATTAttatactttctttttcttatttttgaagGTAAGTCTACGTATAGGCCGAACGAATCCGGAGGAGAGACCAGACCAAGGACGCGCTGCTGGAGCCTGGCTGGCGGTCTCCAATGTTATGTTGGGTTTAATGGGCCGCTTTTGGACTCTTCCATTTCTCCTGTCTGGTCCGTTGGTGGGTCCAAAACTTAGCCCATTAGGCTGCCTTTTGCCCATTCCTATCTCCTCCTTCACTCGTCTATCATTGATTCCTTCCTATCCAGTAGAAGTAGTTGGAAACACGCGTGGTTAATTTTCTGTATTTATCacatataaagtaaatattaaatatcTAAATGCTTACACAAGCACCTATTGAAATTCCAAAGTAATATCATAACATTACAGAATAATTAGTGAGATTGTTGAAACTTGACATGCATAGTGActcaaattgaaaacaaatagGTGTTATTAAATAAATAGGTTAAAAGAGTATGGTTAAGGTTAAATCACcatgatataaataaattacCCCAAAATGTAATATGAACACAATTCCCAAAGCTAGAATTTGCTCCAAGAAGACATTCTAGGCATGACTCCTAAATTTCTTAAGCATGAATCCATGATAAAGCCTCAAATAACCCTAGATTCACATTAATAGATACGTTTAGTAACATTTTAAGGTTATTTTTTgtggaaataaaaatattaacaaacaatttaaaatacaaaatatttttttaaaaaaggcatACGTTAAAGCAACCCAACATTTACACTCACTAAAACCACAAAATTAGACCAATAAATATTTGTGACTAATAAGCCCTTGAACAAGTCTGACagacaatcttttcttttttctttacttaCTAGAAAACAGAAgattgaagagaagatgaagaatAAACTAACCATGACTTTTCTTACTAAGGATTGTCATCTAGATTCTTCTTAATTGTCACAACACACGCCTTtacattttaataaaaaaatttattatatgaCAATGAAATGTCAAAGCAATCGCCATAAAGGTTAAAACAGCCTTCTATTAATTAAAATACTTGATAATTATAACAGAAGTGGATAAGACAAGAGACAACAGTGTCTCCACACATCTTCGTACAAGTTGCTGGACTTTCTGAAGATATTTTTGACCACTTGGGGGAAATGGATTAAACTCAATAATTAGCCTCACTCAATAATACAACTTTAAAACAAGCAAATTTCCTGCTAATAATGCCACGTTAGCTCACGGTCGATGTCGGCTACCTCTCTTCACGTACATTCAACCTACACGGGCCCCTCCCATAGTTCTCGCGCTACGTGTCACTCTCTTATTGATTAACGCTGGACTCCGAGACTAGCCACGAAGCCGCCTTTTCCACCATTCTCCTTGTGACTTGTCCTCCGCGTGTTTTCAGCCACGTGTCTCTCAAGCAAAGTCAAATACACTAGTGTGCACTGCCGTCAGATGTTACGCACTCACCAAGATCATCTCATCTTCTGACGCGTGTTCTCTGCCTATCCGTCCCTATATATACCCACCAACGGCCATTTCTAAAACCCACCAGACAAGCAGATCcaaatccaaaatccaaataCCAAAAGCCGAAAAAATCCAAATACCATTTTTTCTGTATTCTCTATTTGTTCGATGACCCATAAATCTAACGGGTCGGTTCGCAGGATTCTGACGTTTCCGGCTGTTCATCCCTGCGAGGCTATCGCTCCAGCGACGCTCGTCGACTCCTTAATCAATCTAGCGCACGCTATTTCCGATTGCAAATCCACAAACTTCACCAGCAACAAGGGAAATGCGCGCGAATCGGTTCGTCAAATCGGAGTCCTCCGAGTTTTTCTGGAGGAGCTCCGAAAAGGGAGTCCGAATCTTCCGGAGTCGGTGGTCCTGGGTCTCTCGGAGCTCCACCTGACCTTCCAGAAGATTCGGCACCTGTTGGAAGACTGTACCCGCGAAGGCGCTCGGCTATGGATGCTAATGAACTCGGAGCGCGTGGCGGATCACTTTCGGGTCCTGGCCCGAGCGATCTCAACGGCTCTGGATGTCATTCCACTGGGTGCAATCCACGTCTCGGTGGAAGTGAAGGAATACGTTGAATTGGTAACGAGGCAATCCCGAAAAGCAAGGTTCGAGGTTGAACCGGCCGATAAGGCCGCCATGAAACGTGTTATCTCGGTTCTGAATTTATTCGAAAATGGGATTGTTCCGAATCGAAGAGACTTGAATCAGGTTCTCGATTATCTGGGAATAGGAAGCTGGAGCGAGTGTGACAATGAGGCTAAGTTCTTGGACTCGGAAATTGCATTGGAGGAAGAAACGCAAGAGGCGGGGTTTCTAGGCAGTCTAATGGGGTTCATTACCTATTGCCGGTGCGTGTTGTACGACGTCATTGACGGCGAACAATCCGATATCCGCAGAAGAAAAAGCAGCACTGAGGTTGGACTGCTGAGTTGCCTCAATCCGGAGGATTTTCGGTGTCCGATCTCTCTCGAGTTCATGACCGATCCGGTGACGGTATCGACGGGGCACACCTACGATCGCTCTTCGATTACGAAATGGTTCAGGGCGGGGAACAAGACCTGTCCCAAGACGGGTCAGAAGCTACCCAATACAGAGCTAATTCCGAACTTGGCACTGTGTAAGCTGATTCAGCAACGCTGTTCCGAAAGTGGGATATCGGTTCCCAATTCGGGTCGCAGGAATCGGACTGTTTCGGTTTCGGTGGGGAGTTTGGCCGCCGAGAGAGCTATGAACATGGTGGCCAGTTTCCTCGCTTGCATGCTTGAAGaaaacaacaacagcaacaggGCTGCGCACGAGGTCCGGGTCCTTTCGAAGACGAGCGTTTTGAACCGGTCTTGTTTAGTGGAAGCCGGTATTGTTCCTCATTTGTTAAAGTTGTTGTCTAGTTCTTCGGTCCAGGAGAACGCTATGGCGTCTCTTTTGAACCTCTCGAAGCATCCCAAAAGCAAAGCTGTGATCGTTGAGAATGGGGGATTGGAACTGGTCGTGGGTGTCCTAAACAAGGGATTAAGCCTACATGCTAGGCAGCACGCTGCTGGTTCGCTTTTCTACCTCGCTTCGATCGAGGAGTACCGGGAATTGATCGGTGAAATCCCAGAAGCCATTCCGGGTTTGATAGAGCTGATTGGGAAGGGTCCCGATCGTGGGAAAAAGAACTCGTTGGTTGCCATCTTCGGGCTTCTTATGCACCATGGGAATCACTCTAAGGTGCTTGCAGCTGGGGCAGTGCCTGTGCTGGTTAATCTTTTGGAGTCTGGTACTGATATAGAAGAATTTAAGATTGATTCTCTGGCAATACTAGCAGCTCTGGCGGAGAATCCCGATGGAACTGTCGCGATTCTGCGTTGTAGCGGAGCTTTGCATTGGGTTGTGGAGCTTCTTCAGTCCTCTGCTGCTTCAAGGGCGGGGAAGGAGTACGGTGTGTCTTTGTTGCTGGCTCTATCCATGAACGGTGGGGCAGAGGTGGTTGCTCCTTTGTCGAAGAGCTCTTCTCTCATGAGATCACTGTATTCCCTACTAGGCCATGAAGGCACGTCTCGAGCAAGCAAGAAGGCCAGTGCTCTCATCAGTGTTCTCCACGAGTTTTTTGAAAGGAGACCCTCTGGCTTAGTCAGTCCCATTCTTCCACGAGAACGATTTGTTCACGTGTGGTAAACCaattccttattattattattattattatttacaattaccaaaagaaaacccaaatttTTTCGGGTATTCTTTCGTCATTCTTTTTAGGCATCTGTAAGTGTAGATACATACATTCTCTGTAGCTATGATTGCTTTTCTTTCCAGTTTGATTATGTGGTATTAGCTCGTTTTTTAAAGGGCTAATAACTCTATGAGCTTCTGTTTTTGCAATGAAGCTTTGTACAAAAGTAATGCCGTATTGGTGTTATTTTTTCAAGATTAACAGAAATAAAATTTGTGTTATAGTGCTGTATACATTATCCACTATAAGTTTCAATACCTTGAAATTTTATATCAAAcactaaagaagaagaaaaaaaaacctcaaacaCATTTGAATGCAAAACTATACTGTTGGACAAGATGCAAGTGGCTTGACTTGCTTGGAGATATCCAGTCCCTCTTCAAGTTTTGAAACCACTTGCTCTATTGATGGTCTTTGCTGCTTAATCCCTGTGCACGACAATGCTAACTTCAGTATGAGGTCAAAGGCTTCCGCTGGGTACTCCCCAGCAAGTTTGGGGTCAACAAATTCTCTTATATCACCACCTTTTGTGAGGGACCTAGCCTGAGAACCAAAGGTACGTATGCATATGGGGTAGTTAATTGGCTGGAAAAACAAAGCCATGGAGACCAAACAGAGCCCATTGAGGACCCCGAGTCCAAAAGTGTGGAAATCTAAAAGAAGTGTTGTTTCTCACCATTTTATTTAGAGGCATTGGTCTATTTAAGTTAATGACCCTCTTCCCTGAGAGAAGCTGCAGTAGCACTGTAGCACTATCCCAAAGCTGTAAATATCT
This window encodes:
- the LOC132177018 gene encoding U-box domain-containing protein 19-like translates to MTHKSNGSVRRILTFPAVHPCEAIAPATLVDSLINLAHAISDCKSTNFTSNKGNARESVRQIGVLRVFLEELRKGSPNLPESVVLGLSELHLTFQKIRHLLEDCTREGARLWMLMNSERVADHFRVLARAISTALDVIPLGAIHVSVEVKEYVELVTRQSRKARFEVEPADKAAMKRVISVLNLFENGIVPNRRDLNQVLDYLGIGSWSECDNEAKFLDSEIALEEETQEAGFLGSLMGFITYCRCVLYDVIDGEQSDIRRRKSSTEVGLLSCLNPEDFRCPISLEFMTDPVTVSTGHTYDRSSITKWFRAGNKTCPKTGQKLPNTELIPNLALCKLIQQRCSESGISVPNSGRRNRTVSVSVGSLAAERAMNMVASFLACMLEENNNSNRAAHEVRVLSKTSVLNRSCLVEAGIVPHLLKLLSSSSVQENAMASLLNLSKHPKSKAVIVENGGLELVVGVLNKGLSLHARQHAAGSLFYLASIEEYRELIGEIPEAIPGLIELIGKGPDRGKKNSLVAIFGLLMHHGNHSKVLAAGAVPVLVNLLESGTDIEEFKIDSLAILAALAENPDGTVAILRCSGALHWVVELLQSSAASRAGKEYGVSLLLALSMNGGAEVVAPLSKSSSLMRSLYSLLGHEGTSRASKKASALISVLHEFFERRPSGLVSPILPRERFVHVW